TTGAAACCAAACATTGGCATAAATCCAACCATTAGCAAATTCCAATTCATTCAACTGATCCAACGGCTCACCCTCAAAATAAATATCCACAGAGCCTAATAACTCAAACGTTGAACTATTTCTTTTTAATAATTGATTGGACCCATTTGACATCCAAATAACATCTGCTTGCTCATCATAAGCTAAGCCCCAACCCATCCCATCATAATCCACAACGTCAACAACTTCATAGGTTTTAATGTCACGTTTCAATGCTTGCTCATTTTCCCATGTCACTTGCCATAAATAATCAGGTGTGAAGGTAATGCCTTCTCCGAACAATGCCTCATCTAATACATCGTAAACCTCAACATGACCGGTCTGCAAATCCAATTCGCCAATATAAGATTCCCCATACAAACCCGTGGCTATGACCAAATCATTGCTCGGTGACAATTCAAACCCTTGTGTAAAGGCCTGATTATCACTAGGAAATGTATCGACGACCGTGACCTTCCCCCGCTCATTACTAGCCGACACAGGCACCGAAAAACTTAAAAACAACACCATCAAAAACACATTATGTTTAAGACCAAACCTTTTTACTTTCAATAAATATCTCCTTTTTCAACCATAACAAAATCCCTACTTGACAATTATGACTAGCAAATAAAACCATTACTTGGTACAATTAAGCATATTGTAGTAGGAAAGGAAGCAAGTTCATGTCTTTTTATACTTTTATGGTTAAAGTTTTTTATGTACTTTTTATTATCTTTAATGGGAAACCACATGTTGAAGGAAAAGAACATCTTGAAAATATCGATGCTTCTATCCTCACTTCAACACACCGCTCGATGACAGATCCGTTTTTCGTAGCGTTTGTTGCTGCACCTCATGAAGTAAGTTTTATGGCTAAACAATCACTTTTCCAAAATAAATTATTAAACTATTTACTGACAAAAGCAAATGTTTTTCCCATTAATCGAGAAAAACCCTCAACAAAAACTATTCGTCATGCAGCCGATGAATTAAATGAACACAATCGTCATTTAGGCATCTTCGCCACAGGGTCACGCTATAGTACCGAAATTAAAAGCGGGACAGCTTTTATTCAACGTTTAAGTAAAAAAAATATCATACCGATTGCCATTCAGCCACCCATTGGTTTCTGGCAATTTATAAGTCGTAAAAAGGCTAAAATCGCTATTGGTAGTCCAATTGAATATGATCCCAGCAAGAAATATACTAAAGAAGAATTAGCGGAAATTGATGCTCTAATAGGTCAACGCTTTGACGAATTGGATAAGCAATTGGATCCGACTTATGTTTATCAAGTTCCGACTAAAACGGAAAAATAAGTTAATTACATTTGCTATTTAATCATAAATACCTTTCAACTGCAACTTAAGTTGAAAGGTATTTTTGTGATTATTCCATTGTTTGCAAACGATACATTTGATAATAGGTCCCTTGTTTTTCTATTAACTCATCATGGGTACCTTGTTCTAAAATCCTACCTTTATCTAATACGATAATTAAGTTAGCATCTTTGATGGTACTTAAGCGGTGAGCAATTGCAATGGTTGAGCGGTTTTCACGCATACGATTCAGTCCACTTTGAATATATTCTTCTGTTTCCGTATCGATATTAGCTGTTGCCTCATCCAAGATTAATAGTTTAGGATTTCTAGCCATCGTACGAGCAAATGAAATCAATTGTTTTTGTCCCGTTGAATAACTAGCGCCCCGTTCAATAACCTTTTTATGATAGTTTTCAGGATCAGCTTCAATAAATGTATCTGCATGGACAAAACGAGCCGCATTCCGCACGGTGGCATCAGAAATCGACGTATCTAACAAACGAATATTTCGCGCAACATCACCATGAAATAGGAAGGAGTCTTGTAAAACTAAGCCTATTTCACTCCGCAAAGATTCATATGAAAATTCGCGAATGCTATAACCATCAAACAAAATTTCACCTTTTTGGAACTCATAAAAGCGCATCAGCACATTGATGATTGAGCTTTTACCACTCCCGGTATGGCCTACTAAAGCGACCGTTTCACCTGGATTAACGGTAAAGCTAATATCATTCAACACATAATTTTCATTGTCATAAGAGAAAGAGACATTTTTAAATTCGACTTTTGCATCTGTAATCGCAGCTTGAGGGTTAACCGTTTGTTCAGGCACACTTTCCTGATGGTCCATGATACGCAGGATACGTGAGCTAGAAACAACACCGTCTTGTAACAAACTCAAACTATCCATCATCATACCCATTGGTCTAAAAAAGCTAGTACTATATTGTGTAAAAGCATAAATTATCCCAATTTCTAAGAATCCGTCAAAAAACTGATTACCTAAAACCCAAAGCACTAAGGCTAGTGAAATGCCTTCTAACAAATTAATGACAGGCATTAATAGTAAAGCATTCATTTTTACCATAGCAAGACGTCCACGGTATTGTTCTTCGTTTTCATCATCAAATTCCTTGATCAATCGCTCTTCTTGCCGAAAATTTTGAATGATGGACATCCCTAGAATTGATTCATTCAAGCGAGTATTTAGTCGACTAAGACTTTCACGCATGGAACGATAAATTCTAGAACTATAGGATTGATAAAACCAAATTAATAGCGCCATGATTGGGACAAATAATAGAAAGATAAGAGCCATTTGACTATTTAAGGTATACATCCCAATAAATACAGAAATTAATGTAATAATGCCTTCAAAGAGTGCATAAAAGACATTCCAAAAATCTTTCAGTGT
This window of the Fundicoccus culcitae genome carries:
- a CDS encoding glutaminyl-peptide cyclotransferase: MKVKRFGLKHNVFLMVLFLSFSVPVSASNERGKVTVVDTFPSDNQAFTQGFELSPSNDLVIATGLYGESYIGELDLQTGHVEVYDVLDEALFGEGITFTPDYLWQVTWENEQALKRDIKTYEVVDVVDYDGMGWGLAYDEQADVIWMSNGSNQLLKRNSSTFELLGSVDIYFEGEPLDQLNELEFANGWIYANVWFQDTIYQIDPTTGQVVSHYEFGPIIDALDLTDEQIESMNVLNGIAHIEGDNFYITGKNYPFVLEVTLESQWLVE
- a CDS encoding lysophospholipid acyltransferase family protein; amino-acid sequence: MSFYTFMVKVFYVLFIIFNGKPHVEGKEHLENIDASILTSTHRSMTDPFFVAFVAAPHEVSFMAKQSLFQNKLLNYLLTKANVFPINREKPSTKTIRHAADELNEHNRHLGIFATGSRYSTEIKSGTAFIQRLSKKNIIPIAIQPPIGFWQFISRKKAKIAIGSPIEYDPSKKYTKEELAEIDALIGQRFDELDKQLDPTYVYQVPTKTEK
- a CDS encoding ABC transporter ATP-binding protein → MSQSNDAQQSVWARKMPIREQIEVTKRMFAYAMPFKWRFLIAIVFNIGMTAIGVLMPRVVQSYIDVYLAPQTATVRSSLIFAGVYLSLILIQGICYFFSTYLFGMASEKTVELIRNTVFTKLNSLGMRYFDQTPSGSIVSRVTNDTETLKDFWNVFYALFEGIITLISVFIGMYTLNSQMALIFLLFVPIMALLIWFYQSYSSRIYRSMRESLSRLNTRLNESILGMSIIQNFRQEERLIKEFDDENEEQYRGRLAMVKMNALLLMPVINLLEGISLALVLWVLGNQFFDGFLEIGIIYAFTQYSTSFFRPMGMMMDSLSLLQDGVVSSSRILRIMDHQESVPEQTVNPQAAITDAKVEFKNVSFSYDNENYVLNDISFTVNPGETVALVGHTGSGKSSIINVLMRFYEFQKGEILFDGYSIREFSYESLRSEIGLVLQDSFLFHGDVARNIRLLDTSISDATVRNAARFVHADTFIEADPENYHKKVIERGASYSTGQKQLISFARTMARNPKLLILDEATANIDTETEEYIQSGLNRMRENRSTIAIAHRLSTIKDANLIIVLDKGRILEQGTHDELIEKQGTYYQMYRLQTME